The window tataaattttagtttggaTTCAGTTTGGATAATTACGGGTTCAGTTTAAATACAGATACTcattaaaattatgtaaaaatattgaaatacaaatatacccgcccttaaaattatgtaaaaatatttttgttctatcatttttcaaaaatttaaattttataataacatttttttaatgatattatatttaaaattaatttaatttaatatattttttggtagttaaattaatgttaaacataatatgattacaaaaaaaaacacaaatttaaaaattaaattaaaaaaaattaaacacataATATGACCACCTAGACATTTATCTTATCTCTAGGTGACAGTTTTAGGTTCGTGAGCCTTGAAGAAGTTAGAGGTTTTGATTAGAAGCAAGAACAGGAAGTCTTAATTAGGCTCTTGGTCTCCCCTATTGAGATAGTGGAAGGATTGATTATGGTTTTAGGAGGATTTACACATTGTAACTAACTCTAGAGGATGCTTTGAAGGAAAATTATAAGTTCATTAAAATTCTTATGATTTCTTAGTAGTTTCAAAAGGatctgattattttttttaattgaaattataaCTTGGCATGGGACAGAGAAATCtgttttcataaattttcaTTTCCTTTCATGTCTTAGGTGTTTTATGATTACATCCATCATGTTAGAGATGATGGGGAGATGCTTATCTTATCTACCCCTGGGACCATTTTGACCAATCTTTTCCACCCCTGTTTATCATGCTCTCAGTCCTTGAGAAAAGGATATTAGTCTAGTCTGTCCACCACTGTTATTGGAGAACTCCACTTTCTTTTTAGAAAGGAACAAGAAAAATCTTACTCTAAATAGTAGTCTTCATTTTACTCTCTTGAAAGCGTTAATGGTGTTGGGATATTAAAAGGCATAAGTGCAGAACTAGAGTTTTTCACTTGATGAAACAGTGAAGTTTATCTTTCTTGTTTAAATGAGTTTGATTTGATTACTTGCTCCCTTAACAGGCTTTTCTTTGTTGTCATGTTTGATATATACTATGGCCATGAAGATTGTTCTTTCTTGGTTTTGTAATGATTCTGATGAACTAATAGTCTTTTGTCTCTTTTGTTTTCTAGGTTGTTTCTTCTTGGTTTGGATAAGTATGGGAAGGGTGATTTCTCGTAACTTTGTGGTAACAAGAACACCAACCCAAGTCGCAAGCCACGCTCAGAAGTACTTCATTCGTCTAAACTCAATGAACAATCTTTACATCTTGTTGGATTATTTGTTTTGTTGGATAACTTGTCTGAGGAACCTATAAGGCtagatattaaatataattagcaGTTTTGGTAAGACAAGTTAACACCGGTCTTAGATCGTTGCTAATAACATTTACGAGCAAAAGCGAAATCTATTCATCGGAATGTTTATCGAATGGTAGGTACATAAAGACTTGAGCAGCTTAATCATGGAAGAACCTCAGATAAGCTTAGCTATACGGCCCATTCCAGATGGCAAAAGGGCATCCTTTGTTGCAATGTCACTTCTTCTTTTTGATGTCACTTGTCTTTCGTTAATCAGCATATACCTTGGAAAGGTGAGCAAGTACAGCTCTTTATTCTAAAAGATAAGAGCAAGATTCATCATTTGTGTTTATGCGGATGGCccactcatatatatatatatgtatattattatatactatatactaAATAGCTTATGGGAATGCATATGCGATGCTTCAGCCACTTCCAATGCCAATTGAGAAGGAGAATATATATTGCTGCAAAAGTGACTTGAGAAGGAGAATATATTGCTGCAAAAGCTTATGGGAATGCATATACTAACTCTTATATTCTTTCCATTCTTTCTTAAGCAATATAGACATGCAGTTTAAAAGCCTCAACTTCCATATTCCCTTCACGCTAATTTGTGACTTTTACTTTTTCAcgtcaatatttttttgtagagtCATTATAAGTTTAAAAGTGTTGGCAGTCAAAGTCCTAAACAATCTTCACCTTCCCGCCGTCAGAAGTTTTTGGCGATAATCCCGAGCTAGCTAGGGTTTGGTTTCTGAGCTATTTTTATAAGTGTTAGGGACGTTGGAACTTTATATCAAAGCTTAAAGCGTGGTTTTGTTTGGTTGGTGATTTCGTTTTGGTTATGGTTTTGTGAGCGAGCAGGTCAGAAGAcatggaagagaagaagaatgcAGACGATAGAATCATCAACGACAATATATTGATACCTCCTGCTGCCCCAGTACTAGGCCTTGGGCGTGGTGCTCCTCTTTTGAAACCCACTCCACGACGCCGTGTCAATGGCAACGTGTCTCAGCACCCTACCACTACCACTGCAGAGATCGATGAGACCAGGGTCAAGTTTCTGAGGCTTTCACACAGATTAGGGCAAACTCCACGTAACAACGTTGTTGTTGCTCAGTTTTTGTCTAGGGGAAGCAGCCGTGTTGGTGGTGCCGCCATTTCCATGGCGGAACAGCTTGAGGGACAGAATCATCCGCTTGATTTTTCTTGTACGATTATGTTGCTCGGCAAAAGCGGTGTTGGCAAGAGTGCTACGATTAATTCTATTTTCGATGATGATCATGCAGTGAAGAAGATGTGTACCACCGATGCATTCCAGATGGGGACGAAGAGGGTTCAGCTTGTTGAGGGTTTTGTTCAGGGAATCAAAGTCCGGGCCATCGACACTCCAGGCCTCTCACCATCATGGTTTGATCAACACAAGAACGTGAAAACCCTCAAGTCTATTAGGGCTTTCATCAAAAAAAGTCCACCGGATGTTGTATTATATCTCGATAGGTTGGATACGCAAACGCAAAGCAGCATAGATGAGGAGATGCTTCTTTTGCGCACCATCACCCAGTTTCTTGGACCGTCGATATGGTTTAACGCCATCGTGGGTTTGACTCACGCCGCTTCCGCTCCACCAGATGGCGCTGCCTCTAGCTACGGCATGTTTGTAACACAACGTTGTCTTGCCATTCAGCAGGACATTCGCCGAGCAGCTCGAGATTTGCGGCTCGTGAGCCCTGTGTCTTTAGTTGAGAACCACCCTGCTTGCAGGACCAACCGGGCGGGTCAGAGAGTGTTACCGAATGGTCAAGCGTGGAAGCCTCATTTGCTGTTACTCTCGTTTGCATCCAAGATTCTAGCACAAGAAAATGCATATGATCGTAATTATAATAGTCGACCATTAGTTGTGGAATCCACGGCTCAACCACTGTCACTTTTTCTCTCATCTCTTCTGGAATCACATCAGCTTCCTCCTCCTTTTCTCTCATCTCTTCTGGAATCACATGAGCTTCCTCCTCGTTGTAAGCGATTGACTGAAGCTGAAATTTCTAGGCTTAGTAAATCTCAGAAGGAGCAGTATCCTGTTGAGTTCCAGGCGGAACTAGAGATGGAAGAGGAACGTCGACCTCATATTGATCTCTCCAACCCGTCGCTACTTGTTACTCCAGTCCTGGTTGTTCCGAGGTGGGATCATGATATTGGCTATGACGGTCTAAGTGCTAAAGGGACTTTGGTTAAAGAAAAGATACATATGTCTTACTCGGGCAAAGTGACAAAGAACAACCTCATGAAAATGAAAGGTGCAGACGTGCAGCTGGAAATGGCCAGCTTGGTTGTACATGGAGAGGAGGGTAATAGATCAACCTCCGTAGGTTTCGAGATGCAAAAAAAGACTTGGGATGAATTGTCTTGCGCTCTTCGAAGTGATTCCAATTTTATGAAACACAAAGCTGCGGCTGGTCTAGCTATAACGCTCTTGGGTGATTCGGTGTCTGCCGGGGTGAAAGCAGAACGTAAGTTGGTTGCTAATAAAAGGTTCGGAATAGATGTGTGTGGTGGTGGGGCAATGACTTGTCGAGGTGATGCGGCTTATGGGGGTAGTTTAGAAGCTCACTTGCttggtagtttttttttatctactcTGGGACTTTCTGTGGTGGATGGGCATCGGGGTCTTGCTATCGGAGGGAATATTCAGACCCAAGTGCACATAGGACGTTCATCTGATCTAACTGCTCGTGCTAATCTGGACAGCAGTGGGGCAGGGCAAGTAAGCATCCGGGCAAACATCTTTGAACTGCTCGAACATGCTATGGCCGTACTTGTTCCTCTATTTAAGAAGCTACTTAGTTATTATTCCCCTAATTAGCACCTagttgtttttgttcatgtcttATCTCTGGATTTTGCATTAAGCCTTGATAAAAATTTATGTTGCAGTTTACTTATTGACGTTAAAGACACCCATCACCGTTGTTGGAAGATATTGATATCACTATTTACTGTTTATCAATATCTCAATTTTTTGATAACAAGATTATTACTGTTTACTGTTTATCACACACACAGTAAGACACAACTATTCAATCTAAAGTCACTACTCTCACACACACCTTTTAGTACAACATTTCAacttaataactaaataacataCAACCAAAAGCTCAGTTACAAACTAACAACCCTCTGGGTAAgccatataaatacaaagcgGTGTCTCTTAACttactccttttttttttgcactctTCCGCACTTTTCCGTGTTccgtttatataaatatataattagtgACTGATTGTTAAGGATTTTGCTGTATGTAGTTGATAATATCCATTGGGTTTGTCAATGATGGTCTTATTTAGTCACCACTGTTAAGCTGATGAATTCTCTCAAAAGATACGTTGAGTGTTATAAAATCCATATGAATTTAGCCACCAGAGTGGCATAATACATATTCTTCTTGAGCCACATAAAATGGATCTCACTCATTCACCGAAGCCAGAAGTGTGACAAAGTTATCAGACCACCAGAAAATGTAGTCTTGTGTAGCACAAACTTATATACCATGCAAGCAAATCAAAGATATCTCCGGATGCATATAATGCTGGCATATCATCAACAAAGAACTTGAAGGTAGTTGAGTTTCTACGATTTAACCACAAAATTTAACAAGTTTAAGAACTAGCGAATATCTAAGTGCCAAATGAATGTGAATATTATTGTGATGGATTCGAGATATCAAGTGAAAGTGGATAAAAGTGATTGCCTTTTGCCAAATGTCACTGCACTTTTTCCATAGACAATTTCTCAGAGCCATGTAAAGTGGAGAATCCGCACAAAACTTACAATTACAAAGCTTTATATGGTCCCTGGACTCTTTTTCTCAAGAAAACAAGCACTTATCCTTAAATCTCaaagaaaataaagtattaGCAACCATATAAATTGATAAATGATAAAAACACATAACCGATATAATTAATGTCATCTCTCTATCTCTGAAATTGAgtcagaatttttttaaaaaaaaaatgcaaattaCATGCAAGGCCTCCTACACATGTGAGAGAAGTTTCAAAACCACAGtagacaaaaatatataataagcaaacCACTTCTTTCTTGAACCGCAGGTGAAAAAAGGCTAAAACATGAACGTAAATATTCTAAAGATATGGACTTGTATGAATTAAATTTCTCTAGCCTTTTTCTTTTAATGCTCTAGTGAGGCTTGCTGTGCACAAGTATATAAAAACCCTACATGATTGCAGGAACGATATTTTTGTATTCTTGCTGAGCACCAGAGCTGGAGGACTTGGTATCAACTTGACGGTTGCTGACACAAGTCATTTTATATGAAAGAGATTGGAATCTCACCTTGGATTTACAAGCAATGGACAGAGCTCATCGTCTAGGTCAAACAAAAGATGTAAGTGATTCTCTGTCGTCTCTTCTTCCAATCTCTAATTCCTTTGTTGTTTcatttttataaccaaaacttTCATGGTAGTGAACAAGCATCTGCCAGTGGCAATGTGATTATCATCCTGCACAGCGCAAGTCAGAAAAACATATATAGTTCAATCACAATCATGCAACGTCAGTACAGCCGCTACAGATCCAAGGACGATCTCAGCGCGTACTTCGCACGTCCCAATCACATTCGCGTCGTCGAGGAAACCATGCAGATATGGGAAGACATCATGGCCGTTGAGACTGGATCGCCGATCAAGTATCCGGAGTCTTGAAACCTCCTGTAGGATCAGTTGCGAGAGTCACGTTACGTACTGAAGGTGAAAGAGAACGTCACGGACAGGTGAAGGAGATTATGGAAGTGGTTTAAGAAGAAGTATCTTGCTCCAGTGATTGATGAGATCCGTTTGGGAGAAAACTTCTCTCCGGTGAGAGCAAAGGGTTTCTCGATTGCATCGGTTGCGTATTTTAAAGATCTTGGAAACGTTGAGGTGCCAATATTTAGTGTCCAATATAGGGTTTGGTCGATTGATGCCAACTTTTTAAATAGTAAtgtaattgaaaaatatatttgtctTACAGCAAACATTTCACAAAGCCAGATGCAAGAACATCGGTGTAGGAAGAAAAAAGGCATGCGGTTTTGAATCAATACGAGACCACTAGCCGGAAACGCAACAATATCAAGACCTAGACAATAGGGAACAAAACTGAAATATTGCAAGAGTCACAAAAGAAGTAGTGATCAAGCTACTCGGGAACTCCATTCGTCTGAAAAAGTTGGGTATCCTAGAGGAGAAGGGCACATGATCTAGATGTCGAAGTCCATATGTCCTCATCATGTCCGGAACAGAATCCAAACGTCCAAGTGGGACCAAATCTTCAACAAAAGGAGATATCACACAAATATCTCTATGAACGCAGCGAACTACATCTGTCTCTGGGTAATATTTGAACAACCTCTTGCAGTTGTCATGGAAAAAAAGATTTCCTTGCTTAGAAACCGCCACTGGCCTAGCCCAAAACCATAAAGGGAAAACGCCGTCGTAACGGTGCTCGGAAGGGAATAAACGTATGGTATAAATCACACTCCATGCTTCTTCTTGTGGTGCATGCAAGCACCATATCTTCACATTCCAATGATGATTACTAAAATAGGTTGCGGCTAAGGCCAGCCGGTTTTCAAGGTTTGCTACTTGGCATGAAGTTCCTAGTGTTCCCTGCGGTAGTGTAAGGTGACGCCACTCTTCTGTGTGAAGATTCAAAGCTAAAAGTTTGTGCCGAGGAATTACTTCTACCCAGTAGATGGACCCATTCACACATGTCGACTTccttttaaaccctaaaacataagGAGGTGGCCTCAGTCTCCTCCATCTCCCAATGTTAACATCAAGAATCTCGCAACGACGACAAATCTCCAAATCATCGTTAAAACATATCCTCACTATCTTATATCTCTCAGTGATATTGTCTTTACCGAATCCCATCCTCCAACATCTAGGGAAGATCTCAAATCGAGGATCAAAATCACGCGATATCATTGTCTCTGGACCGGAAGAGAATCTAAGAAACACTCCAGTGGAAGGGTTGAAAACTTTGACCCAACCAGGTACGGGGATGCAGACAAGACTGTCACATGACAGCGACGGCCGTGAGGCGGTGACATTGCTGTGTAAGTAGACCATCTCTACCTCTTCGTCCCTGTGTAATTCATGTTGGATTAGGTTTCGGTCTACTGCCACTATGATTTTCAGTTTCGTTTGAATATTCACCATACGACGCCTACGCTCTGCGAACCTCTTCGACTCAAGTATTGATCTCCATTGTTTTGAGACGGTTTTGAATTCTAGGATGGATTTCAATGGCAGACCAAGGAAGATCTCTTCTAGTACCTCCGGAACTAGGTACATGGGACTAGGGTTTATGTTGGAATTTGtgataaaaacaaaagtatTGAATTTGCTCTAAGAATACGAACAGTGAGAAAGAGTCTGAATAAATCGTTATTGGATTcagttacaaaataaaataaaataatcgtTATTGGATTTAAAGAGCTTACATATATGTCTAGTAAAtctttaaactttaaaaaacaGAATGTCAACTAATGGAATGATAGAAGTTATGGAATAAAATTAATGGAATGAAATCATTGCAGAGAAATATTTTTGTAGCACAAATGGTAACCTTTCAGAGGAATTAAATGGAATGAAAGttacttttaatttaaattattaagaaTATGTTAAACTATACCAATAAAACTGTTCAAGTGTTTTCTCAAGAGCAATTAGTTTGATATGGACGTCGTAATTATAAGCCCAATGTGTTAAAAAAGGCCCAGTGGAAAGCGGAAACATGAGTTTCGTGTAAATAACTAAATACGCAAAGCCTTCGAAAAGAGTGATAGGGAAACCGAGAGTTCGATCGAACCAGACCGGTTTAGTCACCAACCGCTTCGGTTTAGCTCTGAGAGTCCGGTCCGTGTCTATGTCAGATCAAAGAGACGAagacgaagacgaagaagaagaagatacatGGCGGGACTTCTAGCTTGGGCTGCCGACGTCGTCGGTAAAAACGGAAAAGACGGAGGCGGCGACGAGGAAGAGGATCAGATCCCACTGGTTCTCACGGAGGAGCAGCAGAGATACGTCGACGAGCTCGGCCGAAAAGCGACAACGCTCAGCCGTTCGATCCAAGATCTACGGCTCAGATTGCCTCCGCCGGATATCTCTCAGCGTCTACCTCACCTCCTCGCTCACTCCCTCGCCTCCAACGCCGCTCTCGCTCTCCAGCTCGATTCGCATTCCGCTACTCGTGAACAGGTGCTTCCCTCGATCTCTGCTAATGAATTGGATATGCCTTTGTGGTGATCGATCCTCTTTTGATTTTGCGATTAGGCTCAAGTGAGAGAGCAGACGCTGTTAGAAGAAAACAGTGCGTATGAGAATGCGATATCGATCTGTGAGGCGAGGATAGAGGAGAAAACGCATGAAGCAGATTCACTTGTTAGAAAATTGAAGGTGTGTAAAGCTGAACCAGATGATTTTAGATCTTGTTTAGATTATGAATCTTGGATCTGCTTGGTTTTTAGGAGCTAGAAGATGTTGAAGAGAGCTTGAAAGCTGAGCAAGAAGATGCACAAGCTTCTCTAGATGAGAGGTATTACAAAAGCTCTAGCGAATCTCGTGTACCGCCTGCTGATGATACAGAGGCGGTGAAGTCTGTTATGCTAGAGAAGTTGGAGAGCAAAAAGAACGATTTGGTTAGTTTTCTTTTTACCTTTTCATGGAGTTCTGTATATCTGAATATTGTGTAAGTTGTTTTATTCTGTAGAGTTCAATGGAAGAGAAGGTTCAGGAGTTAGAGAGGAGCTGGGCTGCTATACAGGAAAGAGCACTGAAGCAGCCTTCTCCAGGTACTTCTCGTCAGAAACTTTCTTCATAtataaagccaaaaaaaaacaatgttagGTAGCTTAATTTCAGGCAGAatccaatatagatttgtttaTGGTTCTGTTAGATAGATTGATAGCCTGAAAAGTTTGATTCACATGATCTGACTGGGAAGGTTTTGCATTCACAGCTCAGAGAGAGAAGACACTGGATAAACAACTTCATACTCTAATCGAGCAATTAGCTGCAAAGCAGGTCCATCTTTAGTCAGACTAATCTACATTTTCTTCCCTTTAGATTGTTTCTTAATAGAAACCTTTTTATATGCCTGTCAGGCCCAAGCAGAGGGGATTGTTGGTGAGATTCACTCGAATGAGATGGAGTTAGAGAGACTGAACAGTTTGTGTAGAAGATACGAGAGCTTTAATGTTGAAGTGAACGCTGCACGGAACAGATTCAAGAGAACAAATTCAGATAGAGGGTTTGGATCAGACCATGAAGTTGATGCTTCTCATTCGTACCTTCCGTATTCATCTGCTACAAGAAATGAGAGTCAGACAAGGCTTATGTATCTCAGGTCAGCCTTTGTCGTCTACATTTTGGCTTTGCAAGTCCTGGTTTTCATCAAGATTTCGTTTTGAGGAGTTATGTACACGTACGAGTACGCTGCTGTGCTTTTAGCTTGCGTTATGGGGTCAATGCGTtgcatataaattttttataggaATACGATGATTGTTCTCAAATAAGACTCCTGGAACTCCTACAAATGCAGAAACAATTTGAGCTTGAAATTTAAGCTGAAACAAATGTCAGTATCCAATATTTACAAATCTCAGTATCCAATATTTAGTGAAGAAGATAAACTCTCataattaatgatttaaaatcaattattaGTGCTTTGCAATccaactaattttaaaaatttaagataatttaagttgatgaattataaaatttaattatcttAGATACATTTTCtatctattttttaattaaatatattaaatcaacttgtataaaattgcttaattattaaaaattaatgtaaatgaATCATCGAAGTAGGGAGAGTgaactagtaaaaaaaaaaagaaaaaaaaaaggcaagaaGTGAATCTTATACATGAACCGGGGTGGATTGAACCATAACCAGGTATAATCAAATCATTAAACCCGGTTCAATGTCAAAAACTAATCGAACCGGATTTGTTTTGATAAAAGCCCTAACCTAAAGAGTATCGTCTCgtgctttttttattttttcccgGGTTTTCGCTTCTCGTCGTTCCCACTCTCAGCTCTCTAAACAAACTGTAGCGTTGGGAATCGCGATTCACAGAATCTAgggtttttttctttcttatggtACGATTCTGGACTATCGGTTTCACTCGTCCAGGTCAGTTTGTTTGTTCGTTTTCCTCTTTAATGTCATTCACATGGTTATACGCTGGAGAGAAGAGAGTCTGATGAGTTCTTGTGATTCGATTTGATATTAGAAATTAAAACCTTTTCTAAAAATTGATCAGATTCTATAGCTTTTGATTATTCAATTtgggggtttagggttagcTTTTTGCATTCTCCGACCCTAACTCTTTAAAGtttgaacctttttttttaggTTAACCTTTGACTTGACCAATGTCTGAACGCCGCGCTAAGCGACTCAAAATCTCCAGAGGAGAAGATGATTTTCTCCCTGGGAACATTATCGAAATCGAGCTTCACAACTTCATGACTTTCAACCACCTCGTTTGCAAGCCTGGTTCCCGTTTAAACCTCGTCATTGGACCAAACGGGTCAGGTAAAAGCTCCCTCGTCTGCGCCATCGCGCTTTGTCTCGGTGGGGAGCCTCAGCTTCTCGGTAGAGCGACTAGCGTCGGCGCTTACGTTAAGCGTGGGGAGGATTCTGGTTACGTTAAGATAACTCTCAGAGGGAAAACTAGTGAGGAGAAGTTCACGATTTTTAGGAAGATTGATACGAGGAACAAGTCTGAGTGGATGTTTAATGGGAACTCTGTTAGTAAGAGAGAGGTTGTTGAGGTTATTCAGAAGTTTAACATTCAGGTTAATAATCTGACGCAGTTTCTGCCGCAAGATAGGGTTTGTGAGTTTGCTAAGCTGACGCCTGTGCAGCTTTTGGAGGAGACTGAGAAAGCTGTTGGTGATCCTCAGTTGCCTGTTCATCACCGTGACCTTGTTGAGAAGAGCCGTGAGCTGAAGCAGCTTGAGAGAGCTGTGGCGAAGAATGGGGAGACGCTGACTCAGCTTAAGGCTCTTGTTGATGAGCAGGAGAAGGATGTGGAGAGGGTTAAGCAGAGGGAGTTGCTTTTGACGAAGGTTGATtcgatgaagaagaagctgcCATGGCTGAGGTATGATAAGAAGAAGTCGGAGTACCAGGGGGCTaagaagaagttgaaggaagCCGAGAAGAAATTGGATGAGGCTGCGAGGAGTTTGAGTAATGTGAAGGAGCCTGTTGAGAAGCAGAAGAAGGAGAGGGGAGAGATGGAGTCGAAATGCAAAAAGGTTAAGAAAGCTCTGGAGACTAATGGGTATAAGCGTTCGGATTTGCTCGAGAAAGAAAATGAGGCGGAAGCACGAGTAGTCGCAACGTACAAAGAGCTTGAGGAGctgaagaaacaagaagagCATCGCCAAGAGAGGATTCTGAAAGCTACTGAGGATCTGGCTGCTGCGGAGCAAGAACTCAAAGACCTGCCTGTATATGAGCAACCTGTAGCCAAACTTGAAGAGTTGAAGTCTCAGGTTACAGAGCTGCATCACAACATAAACCGGAAGAAGAATCAGAAGGCGGACAACGAGACCCTCTTGTCTCAGAAAAGACACACCCTGCGGCAATGCGTAGATAAGCTGAAGGAGATGGAGAACGCAAATAACAAACTCTTGAATGCGCTGCTTCGCTCTGGAGCTGACAGGATCTATGAAGCGTATCAATGGGTGCAGCAGAATCGTCATGACTTTAAAAGGGAAGTGTATGGTCCCGTTTTGCTAGAGGTTAACGTCCCAAATCGAGAGAACGCTTGCTATTTGGAGGGTCAT of the Brassica rapa cultivar Chiifu-401-42 chromosome A03, CAAS_Brap_v3.01, whole genome shotgun sequence genome contains:
- the LOC103856868 gene encoding translocase of chloroplast 120, chloroplastic, coding for MEEKKNADDRIINDNILIPPAAPVLGLGRGAPLLKPTPRRRVNGNVSQHPTTTTAEIDETRVKFLRLSHRLGQTPRNNVVVAQFLSRGSSRVGGAAISMAEQLEGQNHPLDFSCTIMLLGKSGVGKSATINSIFDDDHAVKKMCTTDAFQMGTKRVQLVEGFVQGIKVRAIDTPGLSPSWFDQHKNVKTLKSIRAFIKKSPPDVVLYLDRLDTQTQSSIDEEMLLLRTITQFLGPSIWFNAIVGLTHAASAPPDGAASSYGMFVTQRCLAIQQDIRRAARDLRLVSPVSLVENHPACRTNRAGQRVLPNGQAWKPHLLLLSFASKILAQENAYDRNYNSRPLVVESTAQPLSLFLSSLLESHQLPPPFLSSLLESHELPPRCKRLTEAEISRLSKSQKEQYPVEFQAELEMEEERRPHIDLSNPSLLVTPVLVVPRWDHDIGYDGLSAKGTLVKEKIHMSYSGKVTKNNLMKMKGADVQLEMASLVVHGEEGNRSTSVGFEMQKKTWDELSCALRSDSNFMKHKAAAGLAITLLGDSVSAGVKAERKLVANKRFGIDVCGGGAMTCRGDAAYGGSLEAHLLGSFFLSTLGLSVVDGHRGLAIGGNIQTQVHIGRSSDLTARANLDSSGAGQVSIRANIFELLEHAMAVLVPLFKKLLSYYSPN
- the LOC103856869 gene encoding F-box/kelch-repeat protein At2g43445, which produces MYLVPEVLEEIFLGLPLKSILEFKTVSKQWRSILESKRFAERRRRMVNIQTKLKIIVAVDRNLIQHELHRDEEVEMVYLHSNVTASRPSLSCDSLVCIPVPGWVKVFNPSTGVFLRFSSGPETMISRDFDPRFEIFPRCWRMGFGKDNITERYKIVRICFNDDLEICRRCEILDVNIGRWRRLRPPPYVLGFKRKSTCVNGSIYWVEVIPRHKLLALNLHTEEWRHLTLPQGTLGTSCQVANLENRLALAATYFSNHHWNVKIWCLHAPQEEAWSVIYTIRLFPSEHRYDGVFPLWFWARPVAVSKQGNLFFHDNCKRLFKYYPETDVVRCVHRDICVISPFVEDLVPLGRLDSVPDMMRTYGLRHLDHVPFSSRIPNFFRRMEFPSSLITTSFVTLAIFQFCSLLSRS
- the LOC103856171 gene encoding uncharacterized protein LOC103856171, which codes for MAGLLAWAADVVGKNGKDGGGDEEEDQIPLVLTEEQQRYVDELGRKATTLSRSIQDLRLRLPPPDISQRLPHLLAHSLASNAALALQLDSHSATREQAQVREQTLLEENSAYENAISICEARIEEKTHEADSLVRKLKELEDVEESLKAEQEDAQASLDERYYKSSSESRVPPADDTEAVKSVMLEKLESKKNDLSSMEEKVQELERSWAAIQERALKQPSPAQREKTLDKQLHTLIEQLAAKQAQAEGIVGEIHSNEMELERLNSLCRRYESFNVEVNAARNRFKRTNSDRGFGSDHEVDASHSYLPYSSATRNESQTRLMYLRSAFVVYILALQVLVFIKISF